From one Cryptosporangium minutisporangium genomic stretch:
- a CDS encoding acyl-CoA dehydrogenase family protein codes for MTTDPSGGAVFFGDPDSLRDPDYLVGPDPLDHLEGLGFPGPPPPGSVPGRRGGTAPRDTWGSDRGLDFTERELAFRAEARQWLADHSPGRLPSMDTPRGARAHREWERELAAARWSVVAWPEAFGGRDASLVEWVLFEEEYYRAGAPTRIAQNGISLLAPIVFAHGTPEQQQRILPRMADGTDVWAQAWSEPEAGSDLAGIRSRATRAEGGWILNGQKIWSSRAPFADFGFGLFRSDPDAERHRGLTYFLFPLDAPGVTVRPIAQLDGDPGFAEIFFDDVFVPDADVLGGVGDGWRVAMSTAGNERGLSLRSPGRFLAAADRLVDLWRGRGTDQPAATERVVDAWIGAQAYRYYTWDTVDRLRAGGDVGAHGSVNKLFWSQLDVDLHETALDLLGPEQELVGPWIDDYLFALGGPIYAGTNEIQRTIVAERLLQLPRGDERRPRTDREARA; via the coding sequence ATGACCACCGACCCGTCCGGCGGGGCGGTGTTCTTCGGCGACCCGGACTCCCTCCGCGACCCGGACTACCTCGTCGGACCCGACCCCCTCGATCACCTCGAGGGCCTCGGATTCCCCGGCCCGCCGCCGCCCGGCAGCGTGCCCGGCCGTCGCGGCGGAACCGCGCCTCGCGACACCTGGGGCTCGGATCGCGGTCTGGACTTCACCGAGCGCGAACTCGCCTTCCGCGCCGAGGCCCGGCAGTGGCTCGCGGATCACAGCCCGGGGCGTCTGCCCTCGATGGACACGCCCCGGGGTGCCCGCGCCCATCGGGAGTGGGAGCGGGAGCTCGCCGCCGCCCGCTGGTCGGTGGTGGCCTGGCCGGAGGCGTTCGGCGGACGCGACGCGTCGCTGGTCGAGTGGGTCCTGTTCGAGGAGGAGTACTACCGCGCCGGCGCTCCGACCCGGATCGCCCAGAACGGCATCTCGCTGCTCGCCCCGATCGTGTTCGCCCACGGCACGCCGGAGCAGCAGCAACGCATTCTTCCCCGGATGGCGGACGGCACCGACGTCTGGGCCCAGGCGTGGTCGGAGCCGGAAGCCGGTAGTGACCTGGCGGGCATCCGGAGCCGTGCGACCCGCGCCGAGGGCGGCTGGATCCTGAACGGGCAGAAGATCTGGAGCTCCCGCGCGCCCTTCGCCGACTTCGGCTTCGGCCTCTTCCGGTCGGATCCCGACGCCGAGCGCCATCGCGGTCTGACCTACTTCCTCTTCCCGCTGGACGCCCCCGGCGTGACGGTCCGGCCGATCGCCCAGCTCGACGGCGACCCCGGTTTCGCCGAGATCTTCTTCGACGACGTCTTCGTGCCGGACGCGGACGTGCTGGGCGGCGTCGGGGACGGCTGGCGGGTCGCGATGAGCACCGCGGGCAACGAACGTGGGCTGTCGCTGCGCTCACCGGGCCGCTTCCTCGCCGCCGCCGACCGTCTCGTCGACCTGTGGCGCGGGCGTGGGACCGACCAGCCCGCTGCCACCGAACGGGTCGTCGACGCGTGGATCGGCGCGCAGGCCTACCGCTACTACACCTGGGACACCGTCGACCGGCTGCGGGCAGGCGGCGACGTGGGCGCGCACGGCAGCGTCAACAAGCTGTTCTGGTCGCAGCTCGACGTCGACCTGCACGAGACCGCGCTCGACCTGCTCGGGCCGGAGCAGGAACTGGTCGGACCGTGGATCGACGACTACCTGTTCGCCCTCGGCGGGCCGATCTACGCGGGCACGAACGAGATCCAGCGGACGATCGTCGCCGAGCGCCTGCTCCAGCTTCCGCGCGGGGACGAGCGTCGCCCCCGGACCGATCGGGAGGCCCGCGCATGA
- a CDS encoding enoyl-CoA hydratase, which yields MTTFEPHVENGEPVVTYEVRGPVALVTVNRPKYTNAQNSKVTYALDAAFVRAVDDDAVKVIVLAGTGKHFSGGHDIGTPGRDIDESFERKAVIWWDHTDKQGVDSRYARESEVYLGMCRRWREIPKPMIAMVQGACIAGGLMLAWSCDFIVASEDAFFSDPVVRMNIPGVEYFAHPWVMNPRAAKEFLYTGDRFSAQRAHALGMVNHVVPRDELETTVFAMAERIAKMPRLGLALTKKAINQAEDLQGLRTGMDSVFGLHHAAHAHNAEVSTDSLAGLDARAMAASNKKAVADAAQPPATPAATPDAAAGSASRA from the coding sequence ATGACGACGTTCGAGCCGCACGTCGAGAACGGCGAACCGGTCGTCACCTACGAGGTGCGGGGGCCGGTCGCGCTCGTCACGGTCAATCGTCCGAAGTACACGAACGCGCAGAACTCCAAGGTCACCTACGCCCTGGACGCGGCGTTCGTCCGGGCCGTCGACGACGACGCGGTCAAGGTGATCGTGCTGGCCGGCACCGGGAAGCACTTCAGCGGCGGCCACGACATCGGCACCCCCGGCCGGGACATCGACGAGTCGTTCGAGCGCAAGGCCGTGATCTGGTGGGACCACACCGACAAGCAGGGCGTCGACTCCCGGTACGCCCGCGAGTCCGAGGTCTACCTCGGAATGTGCCGCCGCTGGCGCGAGATCCCGAAGCCGATGATCGCGATGGTCCAGGGTGCGTGCATCGCCGGTGGGCTCATGCTGGCCTGGTCCTGCGACTTCATCGTCGCCTCCGAGGACGCGTTCTTCTCCGACCCGGTCGTCCGGATGAACATCCCGGGCGTGGAGTACTTCGCCCATCCGTGGGTGATGAACCCCCGCGCGGCCAAGGAGTTCCTCTACACCGGTGACCGGTTCTCCGCGCAGCGCGCCCACGCCCTCGGCATGGTCAACCACGTCGTTCCGCGGGACGAGCTGGAGACCACGGTGTTCGCGATGGCCGAGCGCATCGCGAAGATGCCCCGGCTCGGGCTCGCGCTGACGAAGAAGGCGATCAATCAGGCCGAGGATCTGCAGGGCCTGCGTACCGGGATGGACTCGGTCTTCGGACTGCACCACGCCGCGCACGCCCACAACGCCGAGGTCAGCACCGACTCCCTGGCCGGCCTGGACGCCCGCGCGATGGCCGCCTCGAACAAGAAGGCCGTCGCCGACGCGGCGCAGCCGCCCGCAACCCCGGCGGCAACCCCCGACGCCGCGGCGGGCTCGGCGAGCCGGGCATGA